In Acidobacteriota bacterium, the DNA window GTTCGATGGAGCCCGACTCGCGCAGGTCGCTCAGTTGAGGCTTGTGGTCGCCGCGGCGCTGCTCGGGAGCGCGCGAGAGCTGAGAAAGCGCCATCACGGGGATGGCGAGCTCCTTAGCCATGAGCTTGATGCCGCGGCTGATGGCCGAGATCTCCTGCTGGCGGTTCTCCTGGCGTCTGGAAGGGCCGCCCGACATCAGTTGCATGTAGTCGATGAGCAGCAAATCGAGTCCGTGGCGGGCCTTGAGGCGGCGCGACTTGGCCCGCATCTCGACGATGGTGGCTCCGGGAGTGTCGTCGATATAGATCTTGGCCTGGGCCAGCCGGTTCATGGCCTTTGCGAGCTGGCTCCAGTCCTCTTTGGAGAGGTAGCCCGAGCGCACCTTGTGGCTGTCGACGCGGGCTTCGGCGCAGACCAGGCGGGTGACGAGCTGGTTGGCCGACATTTCGAGGCTGAAGATGCCCACCGTCTTCTCCTCTTTGATGGCGGCGTACTGCCCCACGTTGAGGGCGAAGCTGGTCTTGCCCAGTCCGGGACGGGCGGCCAGCACGATCATGTCGGAATTCTGCAAGCCAGACATCAGGTTGTCGAGATCGATGAAGCCGGTGCCGATGCCGGTGATCAGCTCCTTGCGCTCGTAGAGCATCTGGATGTGCTGATAGGTCTCATCCAGGATTTGCTCGATGGCGCGGAAGCCGCTGGCGATGCGCTCCTGGCCGATGTCGAAGACGGCCTTCTCGGCGCTTTCCAGCAGGTCGTTGGCGCTCTCTTCTTCCGAGAAGCTGCGGCTCAGCAGGTCGTTGCTGACGCGGATCAGGCGGCGGCGCAGCGAGCGTTCCTTGATGATGCCGGCGTACTCGGCCACGCTGGCCACGTGAGGCGTGCCGTCCATCAATTCGGAAAGCTGCCCGATGCCGCCCACCGCATCGAGATCGCCCGACTTGCCCAGCTCTTCGGAGAGGGTGACGGGATCGATGGCCCGCGAATCGGAGGCCAGGCGGGCCATGGCCTGGAAGATCTTCTGGTGGGCTTCGGTGTAGAAGTCTTCGTCGTTGATCAGTTCGGCGGCCTGATCGAAGAGGGTGCCTTCCAGCAAGACGGCCCCCAGCAGAGCACGCTCCGCTTCAAGGCTGTGGGGCAGTGTCTTTTCCAGGGTCGCTTGGGTCTTCATCCGCACCGACTAGTATAGGGGAAGGGCGGACCTGCGTCAGCGAATCGTCGCCTGCGCGTCCTCTGGTTCAGGACTTGGCTTCGGGTTCCTCTTGGGTTTCGGCGGTTTCCCCGGCTTGCTCTTCAGCAGCCTCTTCTTCTTGGGCGCTGTCAGCGGTCGAGGACTCGGTCCTGACCTCGATCTCGGGGTCGGGCTTGGCCCTGGCGGACACTTCGGCGGGCGCCTCTTCAGCATCCTCTCCCTCAGGTTCGGGCCCGAAGCGCTCGTCGATCACGAGGTCGTCTTCGTTGGGCAGGTTGAGATCGCGGACCTTCTCGTTGATCTCGCGTACGATCTGGTCGGTTTCGGCGTCTTTGCGCTTGACCTTGCTGACCGGCATGTCGCCCTCGGCCACAACGCTGATAAGGAGGTAGGCCTCGATCTCGGGGAAGAGGCGGGCTTCCATCTTGTAGTTGCCGATGCTCTTGAGAGGCTGCTCGATGACCAGCTTGCGGCGGTCGAGCGTGATGCCCTCGCGCTTGAGCAGGTTGACGATGTCTTTGGCCGTCACCGATCCGAACAGCGACCCGCTTTCGCCGGCCTTGCGGCTGACCACCAGGTGCAGGTCATTGAGTTCCTTGGCCAGCAATTCGGCCTCTTCGCGGTGCTTGGTCTCTTTTTTGGCCAGGGCCTTCTGCTGCTGCTCGACGATCTTCAGGTTGCCAGGAGTGGCGGGGATGGCCAGGTGGTTGGGGATGAGGTAATTGCGCCCGTAGCCCTTGGCCACTTCAACCACTTCTCCCCGGTTGCCCAACTCGTAAACGTCTTCGGTCAGAATTACTTGCATCGCTTTAGCTCGATTTCGAGTTTTTCTCGCTTGTTTTTATCTCACGCCTTCAGCGTTCTTCGGATCGCTCTTGCCGACCCAGGGTGGCGCCGCCGTCTCGCTTCGCTCGCCGGGGCTGACCCTGGGCTGGTGAATCGCTCGCCTTCAGCGAGCCCGGACTTGATTTTCAACACTGTCGCTGCACCGCCGGGCAGGTGCATCGTTCGCCTTCAGCGAGCCCGGACTTGACTTTCAACACTGTCGCTGCAACCGCCTTCCTCCGCGCCGAGGCTATGGAGGGCTAGTCGCTGGTGTAGGGGACCAGGGCCAGGTGGCGGGCGCGGCGGATGGCGCGTCCCAGCTTGCGCTGATGAGTGGCGCAGACGCCTGAAATGCGCCGCGGAATGATCTTGGAGCGCTCAGGGATGTACTGGCTGAGCAGCTTGACGTCTTTGTAGTCGATATAGTCGATGTTGTCGGCGCAGAACTTGCAGAACTTACGTCGTCTTGCCATGGGTTACTCCTCCTCGCCTTCCTCGCCGGAATCCTCTTCGTCCTCTCCTTGAGAGTCTTCTTTGTCCGACTTGGCTTTAGCCTTCTTCTTGCCCTTGTCTTTCTTGGAGTCGTCCCCCGCTTCCTCTTCCTCGGACTTGTCTTCTTTTTCTTGCTTGGCCTTCTTGGAGGGCTTTTCCTTCTTAGCCTTTTCCTCGGCTTTCTCGGGGGCCTCTTCGGGGGCTTCTTCAGACTCGGACTCGTCGGCCTGATCCTCGTCGTCGGACTCTTCGGCGGCGGCTTCGGCCCGGCGGGCCTGAGCGCGCGCCTTTTTCCGCGCCTTCTTCTCTTCCCGCAGCGCCTTCATCTTCTCGGCCCGGCGCATTTCTTCATCGACGCGCACGGTGAGGAAACGGATGATGGGGTCTGCGACCTTGAAGCGGCGTTCCAGCTCGGTCACGGCCTCGCCGTTCTCCGATTCCAGGTACATGACCACGTAGAAGCCTTCTTTGTGCTTTTTGACTTCGAAGGCCAGTTTGCGCTTTCCCCAGTTATCGACGTCGACGATCTTGGCGCCGAATTCCTCGGCAACGCCCTTGTAGGTGTCGACGGTCTGCTCCACCTCTTCCGGAGTGAGCCCGGGAGCGACAACGTAAGTGACTTCGTAGCGTCTCATTCTATGATTCCGTCTCCTTCAGAAAAGCGTTCATTGTAGCACAGAAGGGCACGGGGACTGTCGTCCTCACCGGGCGGCCCGTTCAAGGACCTTCGCTGCCCCCCTTCGCCAAGGCTATGGAGGGCAGGCCCTCGGTTGCCCAAGGCTTCGGGGGGGCGTTGTCGGGAGCATATCGTCCTCGCGAAGTCTCCTTCCGCGGGTGCCCTCGGCTCAGATGAGCAGGGGCGCGATAACGACCGAAACGATGGACATCAATTTGATGAGGATGTTCATCGAGGGTCCCGATGTGTCTTTGAAGGGGTCGCCGATGGTGTCTCCCACCACGGCGGCTTTGTGGGAGTCGGAGCCCTTGCCGCCGAAGGCGCCGCCTTCGATGAATTTCTTGGCGTTGTCCCAGGCGCCGCCGGCGTTGGACATGAAGAGCGCCAGCAGCACGCCCACCAGGGTGGCTCCGGCCAGC includes these proteins:
- the dnaB gene encoding replicative DNA helicase, with amino-acid sequence MKTQATLEKTLPHSLEAERALLGAVLLEGTLFDQAAELINDEDFYTEAHQKIFQAMARLASDSRAIDPVTLSEELGKSGDLDAVGGIGQLSELMDGTPHVASVAEYAGIIKERSLRRRLIRVSNDLLSRSFSEEESANDLLESAEKAVFDIGQERIASGFRAIEQILDETYQHIQMLYERKELITGIGTGFIDLDNLMSGLQNSDMIVLAARPGLGKTSFALNVGQYAAIKEEKTVGIFSLEMSANQLVTRLVCAEARVDSHKVRSGYLSKEDWSQLAKAMNRLAQAKIYIDDTPGATIVEMRAKSRRLKARHGLDLLLIDYMQLMSGGPSRRQENRQQEISAISRGIKLMAKELAIPVMALSQLSRAPEQRRGDHKPQLSDLRESGSIEQDADVVLFIYRPDRYKKDEEFSEEDGVAHIIIGKQRNGPTGTIKLAFIEQWTKFENLAPESDDAFMG
- the rplI gene encoding 50S ribosomal protein L9 — translated: MQVILTEDVYELGNRGEVVEVAKGYGRNYLIPNHLAIPATPGNLKIVEQQQKALAKKETKHREEAELLAKELNDLHLVVSRKAGESGSLFGSVTAKDIVNLLKREGITLDRRKLVIEQPLKSIGNYKMEARLFPEIEAYLLISVVAEGDMPVSKVKRKDAETDQIVREINEKVRDLNLPNEDDLVIDERFGPEPEGEDAEEAPAEVSARAKPDPEIEVRTESSTADSAQEEEAAEEQAGETAETQEEPEAKS
- the rpsR gene encoding 30S ribosomal protein S18 — protein: MARRRKFCKFCADNIDYIDYKDVKLLSQYIPERSKIIPRRISGVCATHQRKLGRAIRRARHLALVPYTSD
- the rpsF gene encoding 30S ribosomal protein S6, with translation MRRYEVTYVVAPGLTPEEVEQTVDTYKGVAEEFGAKIVDVDNWGKRKLAFEVKKHKEGFYVVMYLESENGEAVTELERRFKVADPIIRFLTVRVDEEMRRAEKMKALREEKKARKKARAQARRAEAAAEESDDEDQADESESEEAPEEAPEKAEEKAKKEKPSKKAKQEKEDKSEEEEAGDDSKKDKGKKKAKAKSDKEDSQGEDEEDSGEEGEEE